A stretch of Sulfurimonas autotrophica DSM 16294 DNA encodes these proteins:
- the nosZ gene encoding Sec-dependent nitrous-oxide reductase, giving the protein MATNISRLTSLLLGTSLAATMASANGGELEKVMKARGLTENDVIHAAKTYTPSGGRDEFMIFSSGGQSGQIMVYGVPSMKILKYIGVFTPEPWQGYGYDEESKKVLREGNIRGREINWGDTHHPAISETNGVYDGKWLAINDKANPRIAILDLNDFETKQIVVNPVFKSDHGGAFFTPNSEYILEASQYAAPFDNNYHPIEEYKETYRGGITFWKFNDKIGRINQKKSFVLELPPYMQDLSDAGKGASNGWGFTNSFNSEMYTGGIEVGMPPFEAGCSRNDTDFLHVYNWKKLATLTKNKKNYKVINGIKVIPMSVAVANNALFLIPEPKSPHGVDVSPDGEYIVVCGKLDTHASVYKWSKIQKLIKDHKYAGKDPYGIPILSMKDSLHGQVELGLGPLHNQYGKHWKDGEIYTSLYVDSQIVKWDYKHLKVLDKVNVHYNVGHLCGMEGKSADPQGKYIISLNKLAIDRFDPVGPLHPQNHQLIDISGKKMDLLYDMAIPLGEPHQAVAIRMSKLHPEVRYKMGTNSRTGKISKGKTLAGQERVVRKGHNVTVYATLVRSHINPERVTVNKGDIVTFYLTNLERAEDETHGFTVDNYDVHASLEPGKTASVKFKADLEGVFPYYCTEFCSALHLEMMGYLMVKDPNKKYVSAQKLKMKTMSKAELKAEYDKTVAVNTATDAVIQSVVKFLKANHYEKYPTVKALVVDALDQYGKIPAQKKLSDKAVKAGDLEKAVLFENMIWQYMVKTADVGIRAKNLLVKKVATKQSAAAAAGERAFGEGGCGGCHVIGKVSSGPDLTGVLQRHENAEKWVRNFILNPKSKYHDPYVEGMINYFNLRMPNQHMTKEEVNNIVEYFKWVDENANLF; this is encoded by the coding sequence ATGGCTACAAATATAAGTAGGCTGACTTCACTTCTTTTAGGTACTTCTTTAGCTGCTACTATGGCATCAGCTAATGGTGGAGAGCTTGAAAAAGTGATGAAAGCAAGGGGACTTACAGAAAATGACGTAATTCATGCTGCAAAAACTTATACACCAAGCGGTGGCAGAGATGAATTCATGATTTTCAGTTCTGGTGGACAGTCTGGGCAGATAATGGTCTATGGTGTTCCAAGTATGAAAATCTTAAAGTATATCGGTGTTTTTACTCCCGAACCATGGCAAGGGTATGGTTACGATGAAGAGAGTAAAAAAGTTTTACGAGAGGGAAATATCCGTGGACGTGAAATTAACTGGGGAGATACTCACCACCCGGCTATTTCAGAAACAAATGGTGTATATGATGGAAAATGGCTGGCAATTAACGATAAAGCTAATCCTCGTATTGCTATTTTAGATTTAAATGATTTTGAAACAAAGCAGATAGTTGTCAACCCTGTTTTTAAATCAGACCATGGGGGAGCTTTCTTTACACCAAATTCTGAGTATATTTTAGAAGCTTCTCAATATGCTGCACCTTTTGATAATAACTATCATCCAATTGAAGAATATAAAGAGACATACCGCGGGGGTATTACTTTTTGGAAGTTCAATGATAAAATTGGGCGTATTAATCAAAAGAAATCTTTTGTTCTTGAATTACCTCCATATATGCAGGATTTGAGTGATGCCGGTAAAGGTGCTTCTAATGGTTGGGGCTTTACAAACTCATTTAACTCTGAAATGTATACAGGTGGTATTGAAGTAGGTATGCCTCCGTTTGAAGCAGGTTGTTCAAGAAATGACACTGACTTTTTACATGTATATAACTGGAAAAAATTAGCAACTCTTACTAAAAATAAAAAGAATTACAAAGTAATTAATGGGATTAAAGTTATTCCAATGAGTGTTGCTGTTGCTAACAATGCACTTTTCTTAATTCCAGAACCAAAATCACCTCACGGTGTTGATGTTTCTCCTGATGGTGAGTACATTGTTGTTTGTGGTAAACTTGATACGCATGCTTCCGTGTATAAATGGAGCAAGATTCAAAAGTTGATTAAAGATCATAAATATGCGGGTAAAGATCCTTATGGGATTCCTATCTTAAGTATGAAAGATTCTTTACACGGTCAAGTTGAATTAGGTCTTGGGCCACTACATAACCAGTATGGTAAACATTGGAAAGATGGTGAAATTTATACATCTTTATATGTTGACTCACAAATTGTAAAATGGGATTATAAACATTTAAAAGTTTTAGACAAAGTAAATGTTCATTATAACGTTGGTCATTTATGTGGTATGGAAGGTAAATCTGCTGATCCTCAAGGGAAGTATATTATTTCTTTAAATAAACTTGCTATTGATAGATTTGATCCGGTAGGACCTCTTCACCCACAAAATCACCAATTAATAGATATTAGTGGTAAAAAAATGGATCTTCTTTATGATATGGCAATTCCTTTAGGTGAACCACATCAAGCTGTTGCTATTCGTATGAGTAAATTACATCCGGAAGTTCGTTATAAAATGGGTACAAACTCAAGAACCGGAAAAATTTCTAAAGGTAAAACATTAGCTGGTCAAGAGAGAGTTGTAAGAAAAGGTCATAATGTAACAGTATATGCGACATTAGTTAGATCTCACATCAATCCTGAAAGAGTTACTGTAAATAAAGGTGATATTGTAACATTCTATTTAACAAATTTAGAACGTGCAGAAGATGAAACACACGGATTTACAGTTGATAACTACGATGTTCATGCTTCATTAGAGCCAGGTAAAACTGCATCTGTTAAATTTAAAGCTGATTTAGAGGGAGTTTTTCCTTACTACTGTACAGAGTTTTGTTCAGCACTTCACTTAGAAATGATGGGTTATTTGATGGTTAAAGATCCTAACAAAAAATATGTTAGTGCTCAAAAACTTAAAATGAAAACTATGTCTAAAGCAGAGTTAAAAGCTGAATATGATAAAACTGTTGCAGTAAACACTGCTACGGATGCTGTTATTCAATCAGTTGTTAAATTCTTAAAAGCAAATCATTATGAGAAATATCCAACTGTAAAAGCACTTGTTGTGGATGCACTTGATCAGTATGGAAAAATTCCGGCTCAGAAAAAACTTTCAGATAAAGCTGTAAAAGCCGGTGATTTGGAAAAAGCTGTTCTGTTTGAAAATATGATTTGGCAATATATGGTTAAAACTGCTGATGTTGGAATCAGAGCGAAAAACCTACTTGTGAAAAAAGTTGCAACAAAACAATCTGCTGCTGCTGCTGCTGGTGAAAGAGCATTTGGTGAAGGTGGATGTGGCGGATGTCACGTTATTGGTAAAGTTTCATCTGGTCCGGACTTAACAGGTGTACTTCAAAGACATGAAAATGCTGAAAAATGGGTAAGAAACTTTATTCTTAATCCAAAAAGTAAATATCATGATCCATATGTAGAAGGTATGATTAATTACTTTAATCTTAGAATGCCTAATCAACATATGACAAAAGAAGAAGTAAATAACATTGTCGAATACTTTAAATGGGTAGACGAAAATGCAAATCTATTTTAA
- a CDS encoding nitrous oxide reductase family maturation protein NosD, whose protein sequence is MLKGLLIVAIVIISHLSANVLQDAIDGAPTGSILKLPAGVYKGNIHINKPLSIIGQAKGVIIDGQNKGIVIKVQSSYVTLKNLTIINSGSRHEKLDGAISMAKSKMKKIKQCEVSNCIIKNCLFGIDLQMVNNSIISNNQITSKKLPLGLRGDGLRLWYSNNNIIKGNSLIKSRDMVVWYSHGNTIKNNFGKDNRYSLHFMYAGKNFIKNNRYENNSVGIFFMYSQDSIATGNIVKSSLGATGMGIGLKDASNFTLKNNTVIYCAQGFYIDRSPFEPDTHNIIEGNKILYNAEAIHFHSLSINNIIKNNVIIGNIEDIVNDSKRDRTQENEIEGNYWDNYTGFDNNGDGIGDTPHKVYRYADQLWIYNNNVKFFYGSPVISLLNFLAKLAPFSKPLFLMEDKKPKMRKAI, encoded by the coding sequence ATGTTAAAAGGTTTATTGATTGTTGCTATTGTTATTATTAGCCATTTGAGTGCCAATGTATTGCAAGATGCAATAGACGGTGCACCTACCGGTTCAATTTTAAAACTTCCTGCCGGAGTCTATAAAGGCAACATCCATATCAATAAACCACTTTCTATTATAGGACAGGCAAAAGGCGTTATCATTGATGGTCAAAACAAAGGTATCGTCATAAAAGTGCAGAGTTCATATGTGACGCTGAAAAATTTGACTATTATTAACAGTGGCAGCAGACATGAGAAACTTGATGGTGCGATCTCTATGGCCAAGAGTAAAATGAAAAAAATAAAACAGTGCGAAGTTAGTAACTGCATTATTAAAAATTGTCTTTTTGGTATAGATTTACAGATGGTTAACAATTCAATTATAAGCAATAATCAAATTACTTCCAAAAAACTTCCTTTAGGCTTGCGTGGAGACGGTTTACGTTTGTGGTACTCAAACAACAATATCATAAAGGGCAACTCTTTAATAAAATCACGTGATATGGTTGTCTGGTATTCTCATGGTAATACTATTAAAAATAATTTTGGAAAAGATAACAGATATTCTCTGCACTTTATGTATGCAGGAAAAAATTTTATTAAAAACAATAGATATGAAAACAATTCAGTAGGTATATTTTTTATGTATTCACAAGACTCTATAGCAACAGGAAATATTGTTAAAAGTTCTTTAGGTGCGACAGGAATGGGTATAGGACTTAAAGATGCTTCCAATTTTACCCTGAAAAACAATACTGTCATCTACTGTGCACAGGGATTTTATATTGATAGATCACCTTTTGAACCAGATACGCATAATATTATAGAAGGGAACAAAATCCTGTATAACGCAGAAGCTATCCATTTTCACTCTTTAAGTATAAATAATATTATTAAAAATAACGTTATTATTGGAAATATTGAAGATATAGTCAATGACAGTAAGCGGGATAGAACGCAAGAGAATGAAATTGAAGGCAATTATTGGGATAATTATACGGGTTTTGATAATAATGGTGACGGAATAGGTGATACACCGCATAAAGTCTACAGATATGCCGATCAGCTTTGGATCTATAACAATAATGTGAAATTTTTCTACGGTTCACCGGTTATATCGCTACTAAATTTTTTAGCAAAACTTGCTCCATTTTCAAAACCACTCTTTTTAATGGAAGATAAAAAACCAAAAATGCGAAAAGCAATTTAA
- a CDS encoding YeeE/YedE thiosulfate transporter family protein — translation MMFDRILNMFTTVSNESHGSLFVVFAIGLVFGVIIQYSRVDKFEKIAGFAMLRDTVVPKMLFLAIGLAAVGLYFMVEAGYASYHPKPIILGGLIIGGTIFGVSMAILGKCPGTGPVSIAEGRIDVLVGAIGGIFGGLVFTVYFDFFKKIMGESLGKTTLITYFQGHENLVVLIFGIVLIAVSIVIPLRQEFDEVDLKQLEEI, via the coding sequence ATGATGTTTGATAGAATTTTGAATATGTTCACAACAGTATCAAATGAATCTCACGGTTCATTATTTGTTGTTTTTGCAATTGGACTTGTTTTTGGTGTTATTATTCAGTACAGCCGGGTTGACAAGTTTGAAAAAATTGCAGGATTTGCGATGCTTCGTGATACAGTAGTTCCTAAAATGCTCTTTTTGGCAATTGGACTTGCTGCTGTTGGCCTTTATTTTATGGTTGAAGCAGGATATGCATCATATCATCCTAAACCGATTATTTTAGGCGGACTGATTATAGGAGGTACAATTTTTGGTGTTTCTATGGCGATACTTGGGAAATGCCCGGGAACGGGACCTGTTTCCATTGCTGAGGGACGTATTGATGTACTTGTTGGTGCTATAGGCGGTATATTTGGTGGACTTGTTTTTACTGTTTACTTTGATTTTTTTAAAAAAATTATGGGTGAGAGTTTAGGTAAAACAACACTAATCACATATTTTCAAGGACATGAAAATCTGGTAGTACTTATTTTTGGAATTGTTTTAATTGCTGTAAGCATTGTGATTCCACTTCGTCAGGAGTTTGATGAAGTAGATTTAAAACAGCTTGAAGAGATATAG
- a CDS encoding YeeE/YedE thiosulfate transporter family protein: MMIRRMPWWLAGILMALLVLFTFSTFGANRPFGASTYVPYFAGILFDLSPEKYPYLKEVHFAGAWEGVMLLGALTGGFLTSVFVTKSFRLSIMPTGWKKYKNSSVISRLVWSFVSGFFLIIGARLAGGCTSGHFLSGMAQTAVSSMIFGGVVLLSVIITGKIFYKSEANDV; encoded by the coding sequence ATGATGATTAGACGTATGCCGTGGTGGCTAGCCGGGATTTTAATGGCGTTACTTGTCCTTTTTACATTTTCAACTTTCGGTGCAAACAGACCTTTCGGTGCATCAACGTATGTGCCTTATTTTGCAGGAATACTTTTTGATTTGAGCCCGGAAAAGTATCCTTATTTAAAGGAAGTGCATTTTGCAGGTGCATGGGAAGGCGTTATGCTTTTAGGTGCATTAACAGGAGGTTTTTTGACTTCTGTATTTGTAACAAAAAGTTTTCGTTTAAGCATTATGCCTACAGGCTGGAAAAAATATAAAAATTCTTCAGTAATTTCAAGACTTGTTTGGAGTTTTGTGAGTGGATTTTTTCTTATAATTGGTGCACGTTTGGCCGGAGGTTGCACAAGCGGACACTTTTTAAGCGGAATGGCGCAAACAGCTGTGAGCAGTATGATATTTGGCGGAGTAGTTTTACTTAGCGTGATTATAACCGGGAAAATATTTTACAAAAGTGAGGCAAATGATGTTTGA
- the infC gene encoding translation initiation factor IF-3, translating to MSKNKDRVIMNDDIRVPEVRCNVDGGEPLGVVSTDEAMTKANEMGLDLVLIAPNAKPPVAKIMDYGKFKYQEEKKLKEQRKNQVKIVVKEIKLSVKIAENDIAYKVKHAREFLEKGFHVKFRVFLRGREMAHPEAAKEVLMQVWPMVEDIAVMEKPPKFEGRYYNMYVVPKK from the coding sequence TTGAGTAAAAACAAAGACCGCGTCATCATGAATGATGACATCCGTGTTCCAGAGGTGAGATGTAATGTAGACGGAGGTGAACCTTTAGGTGTCGTCTCTACGGATGAAGCTATGACAAAAGCAAATGAAATGGGTTTAGACCTTGTATTAATTGCCCCAAATGCCAAGCCGCCTGTTGCGAAAATCATGGATTATGGTAAGTTTAAATACCAAGAAGAAAAAAAGCTCAAAGAGCAGAGAAAAAATCAGGTTAAAATCGTTGTAAAAGAGATTAAACTTTCTGTAAAAATTGCAGAAAATGATATAGCTTACAAAGTAAAACATGCAAGAGAGTTTCTTGAAAAAGGTTTTCATGTTAAATTCAGAGTATTTTTACGAGGTCGTGAAATGGCTCATCCAGAGGCTGCAAAAGAGGTTCTTATGCAAGTATGGCCTATGGTTGAAGACATAGCTGTTATGGAAAAACCACCAAAATTTGAAGGGCGTTACTACAATATGTATGTCGTTCCAAAAAAATAA
- the ilvD gene encoding dihydroxy-acid dehydratase produces MRSDIIKKGFDKAPHRSLLRATGLKDEDFDKPFIGIANSYIDIIPGHFFLHEYGEIVKEAIREAGGVPFVFNTIGVDDGIAMGHDGMLYSLPSREIIADSIETVMNAHKLDAMICIPNCDKIVPGMIMGALRVNVPTIFVSGGPMPAGHKKDGTPIDLSTAFEAVGEFNDGKMTEEELHEIECEACPSGGSCSGMFTANSMNTLCEAMGIALPGNGTVLAMTPERIAMVKKAAKRIVELAKMENNEKYNFKNILNEKAVHNAFTVDMAMGGSSNTVLHMLAIAKEADVDFKIENINAIAEKVAHIAKISPSLTTVHMKDIDDAGGVNAVMKEVSNRGNDVLQLDALTITGETIGERIKDAEIKDTSIIHTNAHAFSPVGGLSILFGNLATEGAVIKAAGIVDSMRHFKGTAICFNSQPEAIAGIMAHKVKPGNVVVIRYEGPKGGPGMQEMLAPTALIQGMGLGESVALITDGRFSGATKGASIGHVSPEAAEGGLIALIEDGDEIELDVDKHILQLNVDGEELARRKDHYVPYKNEVKSKWLKRYQLLVSNASNGAVLKTEL; encoded by the coding sequence ATGAGAAGTGATATAATCAAAAAGGGCTTTGATAAAGCTCCACACCGTTCATTGTTGCGTGCTACCGGTCTTAAAGATGAAGATTTTGACAAGCCGTTTATTGGAATTGCAAACTCTTACATTGATATTATTCCCGGACACTTTTTCTTACATGAATATGGTGAAATAGTAAAAGAAGCTATTCGTGAAGCGGGCGGAGTTCCTTTTGTATTTAATACTATTGGTGTTGATGACGGAATTGCTATGGGACATGACGGAATGCTTTATTCGCTGCCTTCGCGTGAGATAATTGCTGATTCTATTGAGACAGTTATGAATGCGCATAAACTTGATGCGATGATCTGTATTCCTAACTGTGACAAAATTGTTCCGGGTATGATTATGGGTGCACTTCGCGTAAATGTTCCTACTATTTTTGTCTCCGGTGGTCCTATGCCGGCGGGTCATAAAAAAGACGGTACGCCTATTGATTTGTCAACTGCATTTGAAGCAGTTGGAGAGTTTAATGATGGGAAGATGACAGAAGAAGAACTGCATGAAATAGAGTGTGAAGCCTGTCCAAGCGGTGGAAGCTGTTCAGGTATGTTTACAGCAAACTCTATGAATACTCTTTGTGAAGCGATGGGTATAGCACTGCCTGGAAACGGAACTGTTTTAGCTATGACACCTGAGAGAATTGCAATGGTGAAAAAAGCGGCAAAACGTATTGTTGAGCTTGCAAAAATGGAAAATAACGAAAAATATAACTTCAAAAACATTTTAAATGAAAAAGCAGTACACAATGCATTTACAGTAGATATGGCAATGGGTGGAAGCTCAAATACTGTTCTTCATATGTTAGCTATTGCAAAAGAAGCTGATGTTGATTTTAAAATAGAAAATATCAATGCAATAGCTGAAAAGGTTGCGCATATTGCAAAGATTTCCCCATCATTAACAACTGTTCACATGAAAGATATCGATGATGCGGGTGGAGTAAATGCGGTAATGAAAGAAGTTTCCAACAGAGGCAATGATGTTTTACAACTTGATGCATTGACGATTACAGGTGAGACAATCGGTGAGAGAATTAAAGATGCCGAGATTAAAGATACATCAATCATCCATACAAATGCGCATGCTTTTTCACCTGTCGGCGGCCTTTCAATTCTTTTTGGAAATCTTGCAACCGAGGGTGCAGTTATTAAAGCTGCAGGTATAGTTGATAGCATGCGTCACTTTAAAGGGACTGCTATCTGCTTTAACTCTCAACCAGAAGCAATTGCCGGAATTATGGCTCATAAAGTAAAACCCGGTAATGTTGTCGTTATTCGTTATGAAGGTCCAAAAGGTGGTCCTGGTATGCAAGAGATGCTTGCACCAACGGCACTTATTCAGGGTATGGGGCTTGGTGAGAGTGTTGCGCTTATTACAGACGGTCGTTTTTCAGGTGCTACAAAAGGCGCTTCAATCGGACATGTTTCTCCAGAAGCGGCAGAAGGCGGACTGATTGCCTTAATAGAAGACGGTGACGAGATAGAACTTGATGTAGATAAGCATATACTGCAGTTAAATGTAGACGGTGAAGAACTCGCAAGAAGAAAAGACCATTATGTACCGTATAAAAATGAAGTAAAATCAAAATGGTTGAAACGTTACCAGCTTTTAGTGTCCAATGCATCAAACGGTGCCGTACTAAAAACAGAATTATAA
- the thrS gene encoding threonine--tRNA ligase, which yields MNEIAIKKDGEIIDTQTAKELGFEGEQIHLDNSPEALEVLRHSTAHLMAQAIKSLYPDAEFYVGPVVKEGFYYDFKTSAEIGEGDLKKIEKQMLSFAKKKYKIEKYEITMDEAKEKFKDDHLKLEVMKRIPSDTVSIYKQGDFEDLCRGPHLPNIGLIRYFKLTKISGAYLGGDSKNEMLTRIYGIAFADKESLKAHMEQLAEAEKRDHRKIGNEMKLFTFREEVGAGFPIWLPAGGRLRARLESLLFKAHRKRGYEPVRGPEMLRSDLWMTSGHYQNYGENMYFTHIDELEFGVKPMNCVGHIKVYEDELHSYRDLPIKYFEYGVVHRHEASGALHGLFRVREFTQDDAHIFCRADQIEEQIIEVVDFVDKIMSTFEFDYKMMISTKPEKAVGDDKVWEISTQALKNAMDKNELAYEIDEGGGAFYGPKIDIKITDAIGREWQCGTVQLDFNLPERFKLEYNGEENDKIQPVMIHRAILGSFERFIGILTEHYAGEFPMFVAPTQVAIVPVAETHKEYAKLLSDKLIDINADSEIYAKNDSLNKRIRTAEKTRVPMIVVIGDEEIANKTVAIRDRRTREQYNLSEEEFLKLIQTKINEVNF from the coding sequence TTGAATGAAATTGCTATAAAAAAAGATGGTGAAATTATTGATACACAAACAGCAAAAGAGCTGGGGTTTGAAGGCGAACAGATTCATCTTGACAACTCTCCTGAAGCTTTGGAAGTTTTACGTCACTCAACGGCACATCTGATGGCGCAGGCTATTAAGTCACTTTATCCTGATGCTGAATTTTACGTAGGACCTGTTGTAAAAGAGGGCTTTTACTATGACTTTAAAACCTCTGCTGAAATCGGTGAGGGTGATTTAAAGAAAATCGAGAAGCAAATGCTCTCTTTTGCAAAGAAAAAATACAAAATAGAAAAATATGAAATTACAATGGATGAGGCAAAAGAAAAGTTTAAAGATGATCATCTGAAGCTTGAAGTAATGAAAAGAATTCCAAGTGACACTGTAAGTATTTATAAGCAGGGTGACTTTGAAGATCTTTGTCGCGGGCCGCATCTTCCAAATATCGGGTTGATTCGTTACTTTAAACTGACAAAAATTTCGGGTGCATATCTTGGCGGAGATTCTAAAAATGAAATGCTTACCCGTATATACGGTATAGCATTTGCAGACAAAGAGTCACTAAAAGCACATATGGAACAGTTAGCAGAAGCGGAGAAACGCGATCACCGAAAAATCGGAAACGAGATGAAACTTTTTACTTTCCGTGAAGAGGTAGGTGCCGGTTTTCCTATCTGGCTTCCGGCCGGTGGACGTCTTCGTGCAAGATTAGAATCACTTCTGTTTAAAGCACACAGAAAACGCGGATATGAGCCTGTACGTGGACCTGAAATGCTACGTTCAGATTTATGGATGACATCAGGACACTATCAAAATTACGGTGAAAATATGTATTTTACTCATATTGATGAGCTGGAATTTGGTGTAAAACCTATGAACTGTGTCGGTCATATTAAAGTATATGAAGATGAACTTCACTCTTATAGAGATTTGCCAATTAAATATTTTGAATACGGTGTTGTTCACCGTCACGAAGCAAGCGGTGCTTTGCACGGACTTTTCCGTGTTCGTGAATTTACACAAGATGATGCACACATTTTTTGTCGTGCAGACCAGATTGAAGAGCAGATTATTGAAGTAGTTGATTTTGTAGATAAAATCATGTCAACTTTTGAATTTGACTATAAAATGATGATTTCTACAAAACCCGAAAAAGCTGTTGGCGATGACAAAGTATGGGAAATTTCTACACAGGCATTGAAAAATGCAATGGATAAAAATGAACTTGCGTATGAAATTGATGAAGGCGGCGGAGCATTTTACGGTCCTAAAATCGATATTAAGATTACAGATGCTATCGGGCGTGAGTGGCAGTGTGGAACAGTTCAGTTAGATTTTAATCTGCCGGAGCGATTTAAACTTGAGTACAACGGTGAAGAAAATGATAAAATTCAACCGGTTATGATTCACCGTGCGATTCTAGGTTCTTTCGAGCGTTTTATTGGGATATTAACAGAACATTATGCCGGAGAATTTCCAATGTTTGTGGCTCCTACTCAGGTAGCAATTGTTCCTGTTGCAGAAACACATAAAGAATATGCTAAGCTTTTATCAGATAAACTTATTGATATTAATGCCGATAGTGAAATTTATGCGAAAAATGATTCTTTAAATAAAAGAATCAGAACTGCAGAAAAAACTCGTGTTCCAATGATAGTAGTTATAGGGGATGAAGAGATAGCAAATAAAACTGTAGCCATTCGTGACAGACGAACTAGAGAGCAGTACAATTTAAGCGAAGAAGAATTTTTGAAGCTTATACAAACTAAAATAAATGAGGTAAATTTTTGA
- a CDS encoding Crp/Fnr family transcriptional regulator, producing MSIKDIIKSQTFFSSLNDEELDELVSISLVHHYKKDYILHYENINTNELFFLIDGLAKAYKIDKHDNEIFLYYIYGNSMISEVSNIDSDNLHSFSNIQLIDDSQILSINYKKFKENFLNKNILCKNLTKEIIKRSLQLQSLVNREFIFDAVSKVSMMLHDDLEMFNKLKRHDISLMLHIQPATLSRVLNRLKRNGIIDIIHGRVTVIDAAALQEIYKDKTDD from the coding sequence TTGTCTATAAAAGATATAATTAAATCTCAAACTTTTTTTTCTTCTTTAAATGATGAAGAGTTAGATGAATTAGTATCAATATCTTTAGTACATCACTATAAAAAAGACTATATTCTCCATTATGAAAATATTAATACGAATGAATTGTTTTTTTTAATAGATGGTTTGGCAAAAGCGTATAAAATAGACAAACACGACAATGAAATCTTTCTTTATTATATATATGGCAATTCTATGATTTCAGAAGTTTCAAATATTGATTCTGATAATTTACATTCTTTTTCCAATATCCAACTTATAGATGATTCACAGATTTTAAGTATAAACTATAAAAAATTTAAAGAAAATTTTTTAAACAAAAATATATTATGTAAAAACCTGACAAAAGAGATTATAAAAAGGTCATTACAGTTGCAGTCTTTAGTGAATAGAGAATTTATTTTTGATGCTGTTTCAAAGGTAAGCATGATGTTGCATGATGATCTTGAAATGTTTAACAAACTAAAACGCCATGACATCTCTTTGATGCTTCATATTCAGCCGGCAACACTTTCTCGCGTACTCAATAGATTAAAACGAAATGGTATTATTGATATAATACATGGCAGAGTTACAGTAATCGATGCAGCAGCTTTGCAAGAAATTTACAAGGATAAAACAGATGACTAA